The DNA region ATCAAATGCCATTAAAAAAACAGTCTGTTCTCATAAAAGTGGAGAAAAGAGAGTCTCACAACGCGGAGTTGGCTACGAATTGACACCTGTGGCTGTGGAGAATCTctacatttcatgttgtttttAGTCACTAATCATAGAGATTTTTACAAACAATTAATGGCCCAAGACCAATTCTTAAAGTGCTTTACATACAAACAACACAGGTAATGCAACAATGTCGCGTTAATAAAAATCTTCTCATTATGCACATAAAAAGTGGTTACCTTTTTTAgatatgatatttacaattgtaAAAAATGTAAGCGTCACGtaaattttttagaaataatgAGTAAATATACGattcttatgaaaaaaaataataataatttttaaataaatgatatttatctcataaattatataaatgtcGCACAATTGCTTTGTAAAATGTcaaacaattattttgaaaaaatgaataaatacggagtccatatgaaaaaagaaatttaatagtATAccctattctttttcaaaatgattatgcaaCACTTGCTCATTCCacaactgtatgtaacattactcaattttttaatagtgatctcactctttttcaaaacgattgcgtaATAATACTTACGCATTTTACGATTGTACGTAACATTACACTTAATTTCCTCTCGAGTGATTCAGTATTAGATGACACGGAACCTCATGTTCATGATCAGTATATTAGTGAgaatgattaatatatagatgtTTTTACCTCAATATTCTCAAAATTTATGATTCAAAAAATggcttcaaaaataattttcaagatCCTAAAAAAAATGGTGTGAAATTACAAGTAATATTTAATTGAATAAGATAGAATATAGAGTCAAGATTTGAATCTAATACTTCTGTTTTGATATCATGTAAAATTTATCCcttatttcaaaaattttagctGATAGGAAGAAgtatatttgattatttatatttatttcttaataaatGTCATATTATAATAGTTAAATGAATAAgattataaacaaaatataactaATTTAGTAAGGTACGTATCTATGCAACCCTTGGTGTGGACcaaatatactaattttaaaatttaaattttaaaaatcaagttATATCACGTGAATTATTTGTGGTGTAGAGAtcttaaaatagtatttttcttcaatattttGTAATTGACCATGACTCTTGTGGCCGGAGAGTCTAACGAACTTCAATGTGTCTTAAATTGTTTATCCAATTTAGCGCTACCAAACCCCAAACCTTTACAACTTAATTAAATTACTAAGTTTTGTGATTAGTATAGGACATTAatacaattaatatataatgagtcATGATCTAGCTAGAAGTCAAAATGAAAGCATTTGCCATGAACATGATAGCCTTAGCAAGGAAATTCTCCATCATGAAACTCTCAATATTGGATTGGAACACAATGATTCAATTGAAGGGGCCGGGGGTTTCAAACTTCATTCCAAGAACTTACGGGCCGGAGACCTACCTTATTAACAAGACTGACTGAAATTGCTATTACAAGAATGAGAAGTCCTCGATCGGACCTCGGACTTGCTGACCACTTATTGCCTTTGAAGCTTGAAACTCTCTTTAGTACTACTACTATATcgttgatcatatatatatgtgttgaTCAGAATCAAAAGCAAAATCAAACGGAAGCTGTCCAGAAGCTTTACTTGGAAAAATATGGAATTTCCTGGTAAAAGTTCAAAACAgatggaaacaaattaaaatttcaagCAAGAGCTAGCACAAAGGTGCGTCAATGTCAATATTCATCAGTCTATGGTGACTTTATGTCATGAAGCCGTGTGGGTTCCATGGCGGATTTTTTTTAAGGACTTTTCTGCCCCCACTCAGCTTCGACGACTCGGTCATGACTACCCTTCTTTATCAACCATCCCTGTAAGTCATGCACCAACATGTACACGTTTATATCCCCCACCTTCatgaatatctatatatatatatatatatattctccgAGAATGCTTTGAGGTATCTACGTAAGATCGAAAAATTtcacacaactttaaaaatatcaGAAGAGTAGGAAAACAGTGACCTGCACGCAGCCAAGATGACAGCCACTGCCATGAATGAAATGACACCGGAGCTCGAACTTCCGGGCTTCCGGTTCCACCCTACAGAAGAAGAACTTCTCGAATTCTACCTCAAGAACGCGGTGTTTGGAAAGAGGCCTCGCTTTGATATCATTGGCTTCCTCAACATCTATCATCATGATCCTTGGGATTTGCCCGGTACGTAAATTTGCTGCATGGCTGGCTTTATTGTTAACTTCTTTAATTTCTTGCTTTGCTTGGTTTTTTCAATACGATCGAGCAATATATCATATGCTTATTAATATgctgtatatatatgttatggaTGTTGAAATCACAGGGATGGCGAAGATTGGTGAAAGGGAATGGTACTTCTTCGTACCGAGGGATAGGAAGCATGGCAGTGGTGGGAGGCCTAACCGGACCACTGAAAATGGGTTTTGGAAGGCCACCGGTTCAGACCGGAAAATCTTGAGTATATCGGATCCGAAGCGGATCATTGGCTTGAGAAAAACCCTTGTTTTCTATCAAGGAAGAGCACCTAGAGGAACCAAGACTGATTGGGTGATGAACGAGTATCGCCTCCCTGATGAACGAGTAGCTAAGGTTTGCTACTTTTCCGGCATGGTAGCTTTACTTCCAAGCTAAATCAGTTCAATTGTTTGGTTTTTCAGTTTATACAACACGACTAAAACTTGCTAaacttcaacacaaaatataataaataattcaatttttttaaatttcaaaacaaaaattatatttaaaaattatattttaataatattttattcaattgtcTAAGGAACAAGACTttccaagaaaaacaacatcTCTCTTTCAAGTACAAGTATCCCTCTGGATTTGAATTAATTGCTATTTGGGAAGTTTCCGTGAAAATGGTTAGACTATTGGCCAGGAATTAGTCTATTATCCATTGAGCCCATGCACACCATGCCGAAATCCTAGTTTCCTTTGTTATTTGGGTATGGAAAACATCCTTTTCTTAGAGTAGGTCCCACTGCTGGCAGGTAGAACTTAGAAGAGAACCGGAAGTAGTACTTTGGTAGTTAGGGGGTTTTATTGTTTAATGTTGGGTGTAGCATGATAATCTCCCATGTGTTGGAATCTCAGTAAGTAGTTGCATAAGTTCagtctcatttaattatttcaatGCAACGCCATATTAATCTCTCTCTGTATTCAAATGCAGGAAATAGTACTGTGTAAGATATACAGAAAGGCAACTTCTTTGAAAGCACTAGAACAAAGGGCAGTTATGGAGGAACAGATGAAGAACTTCCATTCTTCCCCTTATTCATCTCCAACACAATTAACATCACCACTTGAAACCATCTCCTTTCTAGCACAACAGGAGGATCAGTTTCTGGCACCAATTCCTGTACACAACAACATTGTCTTCAAGAAAGAAGCAGAAGAAGTTGTAGCAATAGAGGAGGAGGAAAAGGGAGAAAGATCACAAATGGAAAGCGGAGTGTTCAACACACCACTGCAATTTCCATTAGGGAAGGACAAGTTACCAGAGCTTCAAGTTCCAAAATTGATGATGGACTGGACCCAAGACACATTTTGGACTCAGTTAAACAGTCCTTGGCTTCAAAGTCTGACCTCTTATGCCAACATTCTGAACTTTTAATGCCTTCTAATTTTAATTATGCACCCTAGAATACAATAAACTTGGGTCTTGTACAGAAATTCTGTGCAGGAACTTGGGTCCTTTTTATCGGTCAACCGCCCTTCACGGTTAAGGAAATTCTTGCCCA from Carya illinoinensis cultivar Pawnee chromosome 6, C.illinoinensisPawnee_v1, whole genome shotgun sequence includes:
- the LOC122312384 gene encoding NAC domain-containing protein 6-like isoform X2, producing MTATAMNEMTPELELPGFRFHPTEEELLEFYLKNAVFGKRPRFDIIGFLNIYHHDPWDLPGMAKIGEREWYFFVPRDRKHGSGGRPNRTTENGFWKATGSDRKILSISDPKRIIGLRKTLVFYQGRAPRGTKTDWVMNEYRLPDERVAKEIVLCKIYRKATSLKALEQRAVMEEQMKNFHSSPYSSPTQLTSPLETISFLAQQEDQFLAPIPVHNNIVFKKEAEEVVAIEEEEKGERSQMESGVFNTPLQFPLGKDKLPELQVPKLMMDWTQDTFWTQLNSPWLQSLTSYANILNF
- the LOC122312384 gene encoding NAC domain-containing protein 6-like isoform X1, which produces MTATAMNEMTPELELPGFRFHPTEEELLEFYLKNAVFGKRPRFDIIGFLNIYHHDPWDLPGMAKIGEREWYFFVPRDRKHGSGGRPNRTTENGFWKATGSDRKILSISDPKRIIGLRKTLVFYQGRAPRGTKTDWVMNEYRLPDERVAKVCYFSGMEIVLCKIYRKATSLKALEQRAVMEEQMKNFHSSPYSSPTQLTSPLETISFLAQQEDQFLAPIPVHNNIVFKKEAEEVVAIEEEEKGERSQMESGVFNTPLQFPLGKDKLPELQVPKLMMDWTQDTFWTQLNSPWLQSLTSYANILNF